One window of the Sandaracinaceae bacterium genome contains the following:
- a CDS encoding aromatic ring-hydroxylating dioxygenase subunit alpha yields MTLAGWYMAAWSDELGPRPLGRRLGGHPYVLFRAARGAATALSAICPHRGGDLASGELREGCVRCPYHGWELDGDGRCVRIPSQPAHAGIPPRARARKLTAVESDGAVWVWLAEGPPVGAPPPLRLPGTPRRRLRARPQRFDAGFVDVVEQAIDSSHHPFVHRGAMGARQPTEVPPIRVDVDEAASALEWEYERAPPGAPETPRHLLGALRDAALDLSPPTTWRYRCDLPGLLQLHIAYRSGGWELSALAFTPRDAGSTWVFAQSARTRAPHLLGDLHQRYFMLRVLDEDRRATRLLIGPRPAEGFPTAVSARADAATLAFRRLYARALQNGQGGSSPHA; encoded by the coding sequence ATGACGCTGGCCGGTTGGTACATGGCGGCGTGGAGCGACGAGCTGGGCCCGCGGCCGCTGGGCCGGCGCCTCGGGGGGCACCCGTACGTGCTCTTCCGCGCCGCGCGCGGCGCGGCCACCGCGCTGAGCGCCATCTGCCCCCATCGAGGCGGCGACCTCGCGTCAGGCGAGCTGCGGGAGGGCTGCGTGCGATGCCCCTATCACGGCTGGGAGCTGGACGGCGACGGCCGCTGCGTGCGGATCCCCTCGCAGCCGGCCCACGCGGGGATCCCGCCCCGCGCGCGAGCGCGCAAGCTCACCGCGGTGGAGTCGGATGGTGCGGTGTGGGTGTGGCTCGCCGAGGGTCCACCCGTGGGCGCGCCGCCTCCGCTGCGCTTGCCCGGGACGCCGCGGAGACGTCTGCGCGCGCGCCCGCAGCGGTTCGACGCCGGCTTCGTCGACGTGGTCGAGCAAGCGATCGACAGCTCGCACCACCCCTTCGTGCACCGAGGTGCCATGGGCGCGCGCCAGCCCACCGAGGTCCCGCCCATCCGCGTCGACGTCGACGAGGCGGCGAGCGCGCTGGAGTGGGAGTACGAGCGGGCGCCCCCCGGCGCGCCCGAGACGCCGCGGCACCTCCTCGGCGCGCTCCGAGACGCCGCGCTCGACCTCTCCCCACCGACCACGTGGCGCTACCGCTGTGACCTGCCGGGGCTGCTCCAGTTGCACATCGCCTACCGCTCGGGGGGCTGGGAGCTGAGCGCGCTCGCGTTCACGCCCCGCGACGCGGGCTCGACGTGGGTCTTCGCCCAGAGCGCGCGGACCCGCGCCCCCCATCTCCTCGGCGATCTCCATCAGCGGTACTTCATGCTCCGCGTCCTGGACGAGGATCGGCGGGCGACGCGCCTGCTCATCGGGCCTCGCCCCGCAGAAGGCTTCCCGACCGCGGTCAGCGCGCGCGCGGACGCGGCGACGCTGGCGTTCCGGAGGCTCTACGCGCGGGCGCTTCAGAACGGCCAGGGCGGCTCCTCGCCGCACGCGTAG
- a CDS encoding aromatic ring-hydroxylating dioxygenase subunit alpha, giving the protein MIRDAWYAAAWAHELTGDPLGRRICGEPVTLFRDRRGRARCVHSVCPHRGADLSRGRLRAGELECPLHGWRFDGAGLCTHVPSGGRSSARARTFEVREQQGLVWIWPGSGEPASPPPRHAFRDEGEVLRTPPRRWRAPFVHVMEQALDAAHVAYVHRGSTAMAAPVVPEARVTVDADRRGFTSESALDASASTDSGFLARARAAALGLGPTLARRVRFDMGGAAHVHITYRSGWDALGIFATPADAHTTWVFGESVRTRARHPLGRALQRRYLRRVMAEDRVAAEALHTGRFPEGFPLALSVASDRAANAFRALYRRWRDAEQVA; this is encoded by the coding sequence ATGATCCGAGACGCTTGGTACGCAGCGGCCTGGGCTCACGAGCTGACCGGTGACCCCCTCGGCCGTCGCATCTGCGGTGAGCCGGTGACGCTCTTTCGCGACCGTCGAGGCCGCGCGCGCTGCGTGCACTCGGTCTGCCCTCACCGCGGCGCCGATCTCAGCCGCGGGCGCCTGCGGGCCGGGGAGCTGGAGTGCCCCCTCCACGGCTGGCGCTTCGACGGCGCGGGCCTGTGCACCCACGTGCCGTCGGGTGGGCGCTCCTCGGCGCGCGCGCGCACCTTCGAGGTGCGAGAGCAGCAGGGGCTCGTCTGGATCTGGCCCGGGTCGGGTGAGCCCGCTTCGCCCCCGCCGCGTCACGCGTTCCGCGACGAGGGCGAGGTGCTCCGGACCCCCCCGCGGCGGTGGCGAGCCCCCTTCGTGCACGTGATGGAGCAGGCGCTGGACGCAGCCCATGTTGCGTATGTTCACAGGGGCTCCACCGCCATGGCCGCCCCGGTCGTACCCGAGGCCCGCGTGACGGTGGACGCCGACCGCCGTGGCTTCACGAGCGAGTCCGCGCTCGACGCCAGCGCCTCGACCGACTCGGGCTTCCTCGCGCGGGCGCGCGCCGCCGCGCTCGGCCTCGGACCGACGCTCGCGCGCCGCGTCCGGTTCGACATGGGCGGCGCCGCGCACGTCCACATCACCTACCGCTCGGGCTGGGACGCGTTGGGGATCTTCGCGACGCCCGCCGACGCGCACACGACGTGGGTCTTCGGGGAGAGCGTGCGGACGCGCGCGCGGCACCCCCTGGGCCGAGCCCTTCAGCGCCGCTACCTCCGTCGGGTGATGGCGGAGGATCGCGTCGCGGCCGAGGCCCTGCACACGGGCCGCTTCCCGGAGGGCTTCCCGCTCGCGCTGAGCGTCGCGTCCGATCGCGCCGCCAACGCGTTCCGGGCCCTCTACCGCCGCTGGCGGGACGCCGAGCAGGTCGCATGA